The Nostoc sp. 'Lobaria pulmonaria (5183) cyanobiont' genome window below encodes:
- a CDS encoding cupin domain-containing protein → MTPKHTKIKFPIWQYLNQPLFSRDTKLVLNPQRFILIWRLQLLERCWTKECDAKGPQQH, encoded by the coding sequence ATGACTCCAAAACACACCAAAATTAAATTTCCTATTTGGCAGTATCTGAACCAGCCCTTATTTAGTCGCGATACTAAATTAGTATTGAATCCCCAACGCTTTATCTTGATCTGGCGTCTGCAACTTTTAGAACGCTGCTGGACTAAAGAATGTGACGCCAAGGGGCCCCAACAGCATTAG
- a CDS encoding cupin domain-containing protein, producing MTLPVKEIILAPGEGNHLTISNTEVIFKAVGADTHGHLGLFEYLIQPGGTTPQLHLHRQMEEMFYVVEGEVEIQAGDRIVQGQPGTFVLVPRNTPHTFANRGTKPAKLLIMFSPGGEREKYFEDLASLLQDGQKPDQEALLELMRRFDQEPIENLQ from the coding sequence ATGACTTTACCTGTTAAAGAGATTATATTAGCACCAGGAGAAGGTAATCACTTAACTATAAGTAATACAGAGGTAATCTTTAAAGCAGTTGGTGCTGATACTCATGGTCATTTAGGTTTATTTGAATACTTAATACAACCAGGAGGAACTACACCACAACTACACCTTCACCGTCAGATGGAGGAAATGTTTTATGTTGTGGAGGGAGAAGTCGAAATCCAAGCTGGAGACCGGATTGTCCAAGGTCAACCAGGAACATTTGTACTTGTTCCTCGCAATACGCCACACACATTTGCTAACCGTGGAACAAAACCTGCAAAGTTACTGATTATGTTCTCTCCAGGTGGGGAACGCGAAAAGTATTTTGAGGACTTGGCCTCCCTACTTCAGGATGGACAGAAACCAGACCAGGAAGCCTTGCTAGAGTTGATGCGTCGATTTGACCAAGAGCCAATAGAAAATTTACAGTGA
- a CDS encoding DUF4915 domain-containing protein: protein MPIHSVEFLNLRLSYRRHKNFSGLALDDKLHQKNVEPRCGLLVIDLKSGDIVHSLRIEGVVLELYDVVALLGVRRPMAIGFCSDEIRRVVTVG, encoded by the coding sequence TTGCCAATCCATTCAGTTGAATTTCTAAATCTGCGGTTATCTTACCGTCGCCACAAGAACTTCAGCGGCTTGGCTTTGGACGATAAATTGCACCAGAAAAATGTTGAGCCTCGCTGTGGGTTACTAGTGATTGACCTAAAAAGCGGCGATATTGTCCATTCCCTGCGAATAGAAGGGGTGGTACTGGAATTGTACGACGTGGTAGCACTTTTGGGGGTGCGTCGTCCAATGGCGATCGGGTTTTGCAGTGACGAAATTCGGCGGGTGGTAACAGTGGGATGA
- a CDS encoding diflavin flavoprotein, protein MTNSKPRDVQVLPIATNTKAIRARSWSRLRFEIEYALERGTTSNCYLIEADKTALIDPPPESFTEIYLEALRQTLDLQRLDYIILGHFSPNRVATLKAILELAPQVTFVCSLPGANNLRAAFLEQDLNVLVMRGKETLDLGNGHVLKFFPIPSPRWPEGLCTYDQQTQILYTDKLFATHLCGDEVFDDNWEALKEDQRYYFNCLMAPQTPHVQAALEKISDLQVRMYAVGHGPLVRTSLIELTKAYAEWSRSQNDREISVALLYASAYGNTATLAQAIALGLTKGGVAVKSINCEFATPDEIRINLAQSEGFIIGSPTIGGHAPTPIHTALGIVISSGDNSKLAGVFGSYGWSGEAFDLIEGKLRDSGYRFGFDTLKVKFKPDDVTLKFCEELGTDFAQALKKAKKVRVPQQAATPVEQAVGRIVGSVCVVTAKLGEVSTAMLGAWVSQATFNPPGISVAIAKDRAIESLMYPGGKFALNILPEGNHQDYMKHFRKSFAPGEDRFANFSTAVADNGCTVLTDALAYLECSVNQRLECGDHWVVYATVDEGKLLKPDAVTAINHRRTGTHY, encoded by the coding sequence ATGACCAATTCCAAGCCACGCGACGTACAAGTTTTACCAATTGCTACAAATACTAAAGCTATCAGAGCACGTAGTTGGTCACGTCTGCGGTTTGAAATTGAATACGCACTTGAAAGAGGTACTACCTCTAATTGCTATTTAATTGAAGCTGATAAAACCGCACTTATTGATCCACCACCGGAAAGCTTTACCGAAATTTATTTAGAGGCATTGCGGCAGACTTTAGATTTACAACGTTTGGATTATATCATCCTGGGTCATTTTAGTCCTAATCGAGTTGCAACCCTCAAAGCAATTTTAGAACTGGCACCACAGGTAACTTTTGTCTGTTCTCTTCCTGGTGCAAACAATTTGCGTGCTGCTTTCCTAGAGCAAGATTTGAACGTCTTGGTGATGCGGGGGAAAGAAACTCTGGATTTAGGTAATGGTCATGTTTTAAAATTCTTCCCCATTCCTAGTCCACGTTGGCCGGAAGGACTTTGTACCTACGATCAGCAAACCCAAATTCTTTACACAGATAAATTATTTGCAACTCATCTCTGTGGTGATGAAGTGTTTGATGATAACTGGGAAGCGCTCAAAGAAGACCAGCGTTACTACTTTAACTGTCTGATGGCTCCCCAAACTCCTCATGTGCAAGCAGCTTTGGAGAAAATATCAGATTTGCAGGTAAGAATGTATGCTGTGGGTCATGGGCCTTTAGTACGCACCAGCTTAATCGAACTTACCAAAGCTTATGCAGAGTGGAGCCGTTCTCAAAACGATCGCGAGATTTCTGTTGCCCTACTTTACGCTTCAGCTTACGGAAATACCGCGACTTTAGCACAAGCGATCGCTTTGGGATTAACCAAAGGTGGAGTCGCAGTCAAATCGATTAACTGCGAATTTGCTACCCCTGATGAAATTCGCATCAACCTCGCACAGTCAGAGGGTTTTATCATTGGTTCTCCTACCATCGGTGGTCATGCGCCAACTCCCATTCATACTGCTTTAGGGATTGTGATATCGAGTGGTGACAACAGCAAACTCGCTGGGGTCTTTGGTTCTTATGGCTGGAGTGGCGAAGCATTTGACTTAATCGAAGGTAAACTTCGAGATTCTGGATATCGCTTTGGCTTTGACACCCTAAAGGTGAAGTTTAAACCTGATGATGTCACTCTCAAGTTCTGTGAAGAACTAGGTACCGACTTTGCCCAAGCACTGAAAAAGGCTAAAAAGGTACGTGTACCACAACAAGCCGCTACTCCAGTGGAACAGGCTGTTGGTCGGATTGTTGGTTCCGTTTGTGTAGTGACAGCGAAACTTGGAGAAGTCTCTACAGCAATGTTAGGCGCTTGGGTTTCTCAAGCCACCTTCAACCCACCGGGAATAAGTGTAGCGATCGCCAAAGACCGAGCGATCGAATCTTTGATGTATCCAGGCGGTAAGTTTGCCTTAAATATTCTACCTGAAGGCAATCATCAAGACTACATGAAGCATTTCCGTAAATCTTTCGCGCCTGGGGAAGACCGATTTGCCAACTTTAGTACAGCAGTTGCAGATAACGGCTGTACTGTCCTCACCGACGCCTTGGCATATTTGGAATGTTCCGTCAACCAACGTTTGGAATGTGGCGATCACTGGGTTGTATATGCAACTGTGGATGAAGGTAAATTACTCAAGCCTGATGCTGTTACTGCCATCAACCATCGAAGAACTGGCACTCATTATTAG
- a CDS encoding diflavin flavoprotein, with amino-acid sequence MIAMSTTGKANAENVQHRLTIQTVEIAPNTTAIRSLDWDRDRFDIEFGLQNGTTYNSYLIRGEQTVLIDTSHQKFRDLYLETLKGLVNPKTIDYIIVSHTEPDHSGLVEDVLQLAPRATVLASKVALQFLEGLVHDPFSKRVVKTGDRIDIGKGHEIEFVSAPNLHWPDTIFSFDRKTQTLYTCDAFGMHFCDDRTFDEDLEAIEADFRFYYDCLMGPNARSLVNAMKRMSELGKINIIANGHGPLLHHHLDVLTGCYENWSQKQAKAETTVGMFFVSDYGYSERLGHAIAEGIQKTGVGVEVLDLSTAQSQEIQELAGRAVSIVIGMPPTTAAAAQASISSLLAVAKNKQVVGLFECYGGDDEPIDTLRRKFLDSGIKEAFPAIRIREAPTASTFQLCEEAGKDLGQLLVRDRNIKQIKSLDVDMEKALGRISSGLYIVTAKKDNASSAMLASWVTQASLQPLGLTIAVAKDRAIDSLMQIGDRFVLNVLEEGNYQELKKHFLKRLHPGADRFAGVKTQTAKNGSPILTDALAYIECEIQTSMECSDHWILYCTVQEGRVSKNDGLTAVRHRKVGNYY; translated from the coding sequence ATGATAGCGATGTCTACGACCGGCAAGGCCAACGCAGAGAACGTTCAACATCGGTTAACTATACAAACTGTAGAAATTGCCCCTAACACAACGGCGATTCGCTCTCTTGATTGGGATCGCGATCGCTTTGATATCGAATTCGGACTGCAAAACGGTACAACCTACAATTCATATCTAATTAGGGGTGAACAAACAGTTTTGATTGATACTTCTCACCAGAAGTTTCGCGATCTGTATTTAGAGACTCTCAAAGGTCTTGTTAACCCCAAAACAATTGATTACATAATTGTTAGTCACACAGAGCCAGATCATAGCGGCTTAGTAGAAGATGTCCTCCAGTTAGCTCCTAGAGCCACTGTCTTAGCCTCAAAAGTTGCACTTCAGTTTTTGGAAGGCTTAGTACACGATCCTTTTAGTAAGCGGGTTGTGAAAACTGGCGATCGCATAGATATCGGCAAAGGACACGAAATCGAATTCGTGAGTGCGCCTAACCTGCACTGGCCGGATACAATCTTTAGCTTTGACCGCAAAACCCAAACCCTTTACACCTGTGATGCTTTTGGGATGCACTTTTGTGACGATCGCACCTTCGACGAAGATTTAGAAGCGATCGAAGCTGACTTTAGATTTTACTACGACTGCTTGATGGGCCCTAACGCTCGTTCTTTGGTGAATGCCATGAAGCGGATGAGCGAACTAGGGAAGATTAATATTATCGCCAACGGTCACGGCCCATTATTACACCACCATCTAGATGTTCTAACCGGCTGCTACGAAAATTGGAGCCAAAAACAAGCTAAAGCAGAAACCACCGTTGGCATGTTTTTTGTCTCAGATTACGGGTATAGTGAGCGGCTTGGTCACGCAATTGCTGAAGGTATACAGAAAACTGGGGTTGGGGTAGAAGTCCTGGATCTAAGTACTGCCCAGAGCCAAGAAATCCAAGAACTAGCCGGTAGAGCAGTTAGCATCGTTATTGGTATGCCCCCGACTACCGCCGCTGCCGCCCAAGCTAGTATCAGTTCATTGCTAGCTGTCGCCAAAAACAAGCAAGTGGTTGGGCTGTTTGAATGTTACGGTGGGGATGATGAACCCATTGATACACTCCGCAGAAAATTTCTCGACTCTGGCATCAAAGAAGCTTTCCCAGCCATTCGGATTAGAGAGGCTCCGACTGCATCAACATTCCAGTTGTGTGAAGAAGCGGGTAAAGACTTGGGACAATTGCTGGTGCGCGATCGCAACATCAAGCAAATCAAGTCCCTCGACGTTGACATGGAAAAGGCGCTGGGTCGGATTAGTAGTGGACTGTATATAGTTACCGCTAAAAAAGATAATGCTTCAAGTGCCATGCTGGCATCGTGGGTAACGCAAGCGAGTTTGCAACCCTTAGGATTAACAATAGCCGTTGCTAAAGACCGCGCTATTGATTCCTTAATGCAAATAGGCGATCGCTTCGTCCTCAATGTTTTGGAAGAAGGCAATTATCAAGAACTCAAGAAACACTTCCTCAAGCGCTTGCATCCTGGTGCTGACCGCTTTGCGGGAGTAAAAACTCAAACCGCGAAAAACGGTTCGCCGATTCTAACTGATGCTTTGGCATACATAGAATGTGAAATACAGACCAGCATGGAATGCAGCGACCACTGGATTTTATACTGCACCGTCCAAGAAGGTCGTGTTTCCAAAAACGATGGATTGACAGCCGTTCGCCATCGCAAAGTAGGTAATTACTACTAA
- a CDS encoding helix-turn-helix domain-containing protein: MGCRLKVFLTEEEKLTLEELRKAKDVPQRTKDRAQVLLLNTRGLKNEQIAKGLNWAISTVRQTLHRWEKMGLAGLWDAPGRGGKPRYSESDLVYLENCLAQESETYNSKQLAKKLASERQINLSADRLRRVLKKRGRRFGSARTPRNSIIS, translated from the coding sequence ATGGGATGCCGATTAAAAGTGTTTCTCACAGAAGAAGAAAAGCTGACTTTAGAAGAGTTGAGAAAAGCCAAAGATGTTCCTCAACGTACTAAGGATCGTGCTCAAGTTTTACTGCTGAATACTCGCGGCTTAAAAAATGAGCAAATTGCAAAAGGCTTGAACTGGGCGATTTCAACAGTGCGTCAAACCCTTCACCGCTGGGAAAAGATGGGTTTAGCAGGTTTATGGGATGCTCCTGGTCGAGGAGGAAAACCTCGATATTCGGAATCGGATTTGGTTTATCTCGAAAATTGTTTAGCTCAAGAGTCAGAGACTTATAACTCTAAACAATTAGCAAAAAAACTCGCATCTGAGCGTCAAATAAACTTGAGTGCAGATCGACTACGACGGGTATTGAAAAAAAGGGGAAGGAGGTTTGGAAGCGCACGCACACCCAGAAACAGCATAATTAGCTGA
- a CDS encoding IS1/IS1595 family N-terminal zinc-binding domain-containing protein has product MNCPYYASNLSRKNGHRRGKQNYICSDCDVRFAPLC; this is encoded by the coding sequence ATAAACTGTCCATATTATGCATCTAACCTTAGCCGTAAGAACGGGCATCGTCGTGGTAAACAAAACTACATCTGTAGCGATTGCGACGTGCGTTTTGCCCCGCTTTGCTAA